In one window of uncultured Acetobacteroides sp. DNA:
- a CDS encoding heavy metal translocating P-type ATPase, with the protein MPQASISIGAGGALAAEAIAEQLTAAGLTPISINATSGVLSFGYKDGAALRHAVEVLRRYGVALELKREVFPITGMSCASCAASAQTMLSAAEGVVEASVNIATESGLVEYAPALTSPTDLRRVLQQVGFDLIIEEDKAALDEEVAQQQRAHLRQLRRQTVGAIAFSIPTAAIGMLWMEWRYANVAMWLLATPVLLIFGQQFFVNAWRQARHRKANMDTLVAISTATSYAFSVFNTLLTEVWLRQGLEAHVYFEASAVIISFILLGRLLEERAKSSTSSAIRQLVGLQPNTVVRINSNGEEEEIPIAKVLKGDRLIAKPGEKIAVDGRVASGSSFVDESMITGEPIASEKFEGEPVYAGTINQNGYLTYIAEKIGGETILAQIVKKVQEAQGSKAPVQHLVDRIAGIFVPVVMAIALASFGLWMALGGDNAVSMAILSFVTVLVIACPCALGLATPTAIMVAMGKGAQRGILIKDAESLEMAQKVGVVLLDKTGTITQGDVKVDSIEWDSEADINQLSSALYSIEKRSNHPLANAVVAYLEGQGKAADISEFESITGRGVRATIGTTSYYVGNLQLIEEQHIPISDRMMEAFEHHSDQGRTVVLFAQQDGVVAAIALSDQLKPTSAEAIRRLRERGIEVVMLTGDADRVAQAVAKQVGVSGYRSQLLPSDKSDFVKQLQAEGKVVAMVGDGINDAEALAQANVSIAMGKGTDIAMSVAKITIISSDLTKVAEAITLSSITTRTIRQNLFWAFIYNVVGIPIAAGALFPLTGFMLNPMVASAAMALSSVSVVSNSLRIRSHKI; encoded by the coding sequence ATGCCACAAGCATCAATCAGCATAGGGGCCGGCGGTGCCCTTGCTGCCGAAGCTATTGCCGAGCAGCTTACCGCCGCAGGGCTAACCCCGATCAGCATAAATGCGACCAGCGGGGTGCTCTCGTTCGGCTACAAGGATGGTGCGGCCCTCCGCCACGCCGTCGAGGTGCTGCGCCGCTACGGCGTGGCGCTGGAGCTGAAGCGGGAGGTATTTCCCATTACCGGCATGAGCTGCGCCTCGTGCGCGGCCAGCGCCCAAACGATGCTATCCGCCGCCGAGGGCGTGGTGGAGGCATCGGTGAACATCGCCACCGAGTCGGGGCTGGTGGAGTACGCGCCAGCGCTCACCTCCCCTACCGACCTTCGGAGGGTGCTCCAGCAGGTGGGCTTCGACCTCATCATCGAGGAGGACAAGGCGGCGCTGGACGAGGAGGTGGCGCAGCAGCAGCGGGCGCACCTCAGGCAGCTCCGGAGGCAAACCGTTGGGGCCATTGCCTTCTCGATCCCCACGGCAGCCATTGGCATGCTTTGGATGGAGTGGCGCTACGCCAACGTGGCCATGTGGCTGCTCGCGACCCCGGTACTGCTCATCTTCGGGCAGCAGTTCTTCGTAAACGCCTGGCGGCAGGCTCGCCATCGAAAGGCGAACATGGACACGCTGGTGGCCATCAGCACCGCTACGTCCTACGCCTTCAGCGTATTCAACACGCTGCTCACCGAGGTATGGCTTCGCCAAGGGCTTGAGGCGCACGTCTACTTCGAAGCATCGGCCGTAATCATCTCGTTTATTCTGCTAGGAAGACTCCTTGAGGAGCGAGCCAAAAGCAGCACCTCGTCGGCCATCAGGCAGCTGGTAGGGCTACAGCCCAACACGGTTGTCCGCATCAACAGCAACGGCGAAGAGGAAGAGATCCCCATCGCCAAGGTGCTTAAGGGCGATAGGCTGATTGCCAAGCCAGGCGAGAAGATTGCGGTAGACGGAAGGGTGGCCTCCGGCAGCTCGTTCGTGGACGAAAGCATGATTACCGGCGAGCCCATCGCCTCGGAGAAGTTCGAAGGCGAGCCCGTATACGCGGGCACCATCAACCAGAACGGATACCTTACCTATATAGCCGAGAAAATTGGGGGTGAAACCATCCTAGCCCAAATCGTGAAAAAGGTGCAGGAGGCGCAGGGAAGCAAGGCCCCCGTGCAGCACCTGGTGGATAGGATTGCGGGGATATTCGTTCCCGTGGTGATGGCCATTGCCCTCGCCAGCTTTGGACTATGGATGGCGCTTGGGGGCGACAACGCCGTGTCGATGGCCATCCTATCGTTTGTAACCGTGCTGGTAATCGCCTGCCCCTGCGCGCTAGGGCTGGCAACGCCAACGGCCATCATGGTTGCCATGGGCAAGGGTGCACAGCGCGGAATCCTAATTAAGGATGCCGAGAGCCTTGAGATGGCCCAAAAAGTAGGCGTTGTCCTGCTCGACAAGACAGGCACCATTACCCAAGGAGATGTAAAAGTCGACAGCATTGAGTGGGACAGCGAGGCTGACATCAACCAACTCTCGTCGGCGCTCTACAGCATAGAAAAGCGATCGAACCACCCGCTAGCAAACGCCGTAGTGGCCTACCTCGAAGGTCAAGGCAAAGCTGCTGACATCTCGGAATTCGAAAGCATCACCGGACGTGGAGTAAGAGCCACCATCGGCACCACTAGCTACTACGTAGGCAACCTACAGCTTATCGAAGAGCAGCATATTCCTATTTCGGATAGGATGATGGAGGCCTTCGAGCATCATTCGGACCAAGGGCGCACGGTGGTTCTTTTCGCCCAGCAGGATGGCGTTGTGGCAGCCATAGCGCTATCCGACCAGCTAAAGCCCACCTCAGCCGAGGCCATACGAAGGCTCCGTGAGAGGGGAATCGAAGTGGTAATGCTCACCGGCGACGCCGACAGGGTTGCACAGGCCGTTGCCAAGCAGGTCGGCGTTAGCGGGTACAGAAGCCAGCTGCTTCCATCCGACAAGTCGGATTTCGTAAAGCAGCTGCAAGCCGAAGGGAAAGTGGTGGCCATGGTTGGCGATGGCATCAACGATGCCGAAGCGCTGGCCCAAGCCAACGTCAGCATCGCCATGGGCAAAGGTACCGACATTGCCATGTCGGTGGCCAAGATCACCATCATCTCCTCCGACTTAACGAAGGTTGCAGAGGCTATAACCCTCTCCTCCATCACCACCCGCACCATCAGGCAGAACCTTTTCTGGGCGTTCATCTACAACGTTGTCGGCATTCCGATAGCGGCAGGAGCGCTATTCCCGCTGACGGGATTCATGCTCAACCCCATGGTGGCAAGCGCGGCCATGGCGCTCAGCTCCGTATCGGTGGTGTCGAACAGCCTTCGGATTCGTTCGCACAAAATCTAG
- a CDS encoding cation transporter: MTKFEFKTTINCGGCLAKVKPVLDANSSIKSWNVDTSTPEKVLTVETDSATPEQIIDALAKIGYKAELK; this comes from the coding sequence ATGACCAAGTTTGAATTCAAGACAACCATCAACTGCGGCGGATGCCTGGCAAAGGTAAAACCCGTACTCGACGCCAACAGCAGCATCAAGAGCTGGAATGTTGATACCTCGACACCCGAAAAGGTGCTAACCGTAGAAACCGACAGCGCAACGCCCGAGCAAATCATCGATGCGCTGGCTAAAATCGGGTACAAGGCCGAGCTGAAGTAA
- a CDS encoding arsinothricin resistance N-acetyltransferase ArsN1 family B, which produces MIRPATSADASAICSIYNHYIENTVITFEEDVLTEDEMAERIRAYSEKYTYIVYEENGEVIGYAYGSSWRTRRAYRFSTETTVYLKDGAAGKGIGTLLYTELIVRLKEKGFHSLIGCITLPNENSEKLHEKMGFKKVAHFHEAGRKFDQWLDVGFWEKLV; this is translated from the coding sequence ATGATACGACCAGCAACCTCCGCAGATGCCTCCGCCATCTGCAGCATCTACAACCATTACATAGAGAATACGGTAATCACCTTCGAGGAAGATGTTCTTACCGAAGATGAAATGGCCGAACGAATACGCGCATACAGCGAGAAGTACACCTACATCGTGTACGAGGAGAATGGAGAGGTGATTGGATATGCCTACGGCTCGAGCTGGAGAACACGAAGGGCGTACCGATTCAGCACCGAGACCACCGTTTACCTAAAGGATGGAGCCGCAGGGAAAGGAATTGGCACCTTGCTCTACACCGAGCTCATTGTAAGGCTTAAAGAAAAAGGATTCCACTCGCTGATAGGCTGCATAACCCTACCCAACGAAAACAGCGAGAAACTCCACGAGAAGATGGGATTTAAAAAAGTAGCCCACTTCCACGAAGCGGGCCGGAAATTCGATCAATGGCTTGACGTTGGCTTCTGGGAAAAGCTGGTCTAA
- the mce gene encoding methylmalonyl-CoA epimerase: MKLSHIEHIGIAVKDLATAIPYYEKVLGLTCYNIEEVKEQKVKTAFFKVGQTKIELLESTDPEGPIGKFVEKKGEGVHHIAFAVEGIEGALEFAAEQGVQLIDKTPRKGAEGLSIAFLHPKSTMGVLTELCEDKNK, from the coding sequence ATGAAACTTTCGCATATCGAGCACATCGGCATTGCCGTTAAGGATTTAGCAACTGCAATACCTTACTATGAAAAGGTTCTAGGTTTAACTTGCTACAACATCGAAGAAGTTAAAGAGCAAAAGGTTAAGACCGCATTTTTCAAGGTTGGACAAACCAAGATCGAGCTACTAGAATCAACCGATCCTGAAGGACCAATTGGCAAGTTTGTTGAGAAAAAGGGCGAAGGCGTTCACCACATCGCATTTGCAGTAGAAGGCATTGAAGGTGCTCTTGAGTTTGCTGCAGAGCAAGGCGTGCAACTAATCGACAAGACTCCTCGTAAAGGGGCTGAGGGTCTTAGCATCGCATTCCTACACCCAAAATCAACTATGGGCGTTCTTACTGAACTTTGCGAAGACAAAAACAAGTAG
- a CDS encoding acyl-CoA carboxylase subunit beta, which produces MTQQDKINELIKLREEAKLGGGQKRIDSQHKKGKFTARERIEMLLDEKSFEEFDMFVSHRCIDFGLEKETYLSDGVVTGYGTIDGRLVYVFSQDFTVFGGSLSEMFAAKICKVMDMAMKTGAPVIGINDSGGARIQEGVKALGGYADIFQRNILASGVIPQISAMFGPCAGGAVYSPALTDFNIMTRGTSYMFVTGPKVVKTVTGEDVTQEQLGGASIHATKSGVAHFVADNEEEGILLIRKLLSYLPQNNLEEAPLKLTNDPINRIEERLNDIIPDNTNKPYDVKEVIHMLVDDKEFLEVHRDYAPNIICGFARFNGMSVGIVANQPMYLAGVLDMNASRKAARFVRFCDAFNIPLVTLVDVPGFLPGTAQEYGGIILHGAKLLFAYGEATVPKVTVILRKAYGGAYDVMSSKHLRGDINYAWPGAEIAVMGPKGAIEVLLSREIGSIEDEKAKVQFLVEKEQEYRDKFANPYVAAKFGYIDDVIEPKNTRFRIARALQSLATKKDVNPPKKHSNIPL; this is translated from the coding sequence ATGACCCAACAAGACAAAATTAATGAGCTGATCAAGCTTCGCGAAGAAGCGAAGCTTGGCGGTGGACAAAAGAGAATTGATTCTCAGCACAAGAAGGGTAAATTCACGGCTCGCGAGCGTATCGAAATGCTCCTTGACGAGAAGAGCTTCGAAGAGTTCGACATGTTCGTTAGCCACAGATGTATCGATTTCGGTTTAGAGAAGGAAACTTACCTATCTGACGGTGTTGTTACTGGTTACGGTACTATCGACGGACGTCTTGTTTACGTATTCTCTCAAGACTTTACTGTATTCGGAGGTTCTCTATCTGAAATGTTTGCAGCAAAGATCTGCAAGGTTATGGATATGGCCATGAAGACTGGTGCTCCTGTTATCGGTATCAACGACTCGGGTGGTGCTCGTATTCAAGAAGGTGTTAAGGCACTTGGTGGCTACGCTGATATCTTCCAACGCAACATTTTGGCATCAGGTGTTATTCCTCAGATTTCTGCCATGTTTGGTCCTTGCGCTGGTGGTGCTGTGTACTCTCCTGCACTTACCGACTTCAACATCATGACCAGAGGAACCAGCTACATGTTCGTAACCGGACCAAAGGTTGTTAAGACCGTAACCGGCGAAGATGTAACCCAAGAGCAGCTTGGTGGTGCTAGCATCCACGCAACTAAGTCGGGTGTTGCTCACTTTGTAGCCGACAACGAGGAAGAAGGTATCCTGCTTATCCGTAAGCTGCTTAGCTACCTTCCACAAAACAACCTCGAAGAGGCTCCTCTTAAGCTTACCAACGATCCAATAAACCGTATCGAAGAGCGTCTTAACGATATTATTCCTGATAATACGAACAAGCCATACGACGTTAAGGAAGTTATCCACATGTTGGTTGACGATAAGGAATTCCTTGAAGTACACCGTGACTACGCTCCAAACATCATCTGCGGATTTGCCCGTTTCAACGGTATGTCAGTAGGTATCGTGGCTAACCAGCCTATGTACCTTGCAGGTGTGCTTGATATGAACGCATCGCGTAAGGCTGCACGTTTCGTACGCTTCTGCGACGCCTTCAACATTCCATTGGTAACCCTTGTAGACGTTCCTGGATTCCTTCCTGGTACAGCTCAGGAGTACGGCGGTATCATCCTTCACGGTGCTAAGCTTCTATTCGCTTACGGCGAAGCTACTGTACCTAAGGTAACCGTTATCCTTCGCAAGGCTTACGGTGGTGCATACGACGTAATGAGTTCGAAGCACCTTCGTGGCGACATCAACTACGCTTGGCCAGGTGCTGAGATCGCAGTTATGGGTCCTAAGGGAGCTATCGAAGTACTTCTTAGCCGCGAAATCGGAAGCATCGAAGATGAGAAAGCTAAGGTTCAATTCCTTGTTGAAAAGGAACAGGAATATCGCGACAAATTTGCCAACCCATACGTGGCTGCCAAGTTTGGCTACATCGACGATGTAATCGAGCCTAAGAATACCCGTTTCCGTATTGCTCGTGCACTTCAGTCGCTTGCTACTAAGAAGGATGTTAATCCTCCTAAGAAGCACTCGAATATTCCACTATAA
- a CDS encoding OadG family transporter subunit: protein MNKLFNSLRSLGILISLCAFAGNAVAQSASDLKVNEFLVNNVSNYQDDFGARSSWIEIFNTANSSVNIAGCYLTNDPKNPTKFRIPKGNSITQIPSRGYLVFWADNNTTQGILHLNFDLKSSNYLALYDQSGKVLIDSVSFNPAVQKADTSCARVFDADAKWALLAKPTPNANNNAAEQPSAGSTIQKSAPHGAALALFAIVVVCVILILLSVLFKYIGKANINRAKKATLMEFEKQGIPATSMDEGEISGEALAAIAMALQLFETEKVDLDSTILTIEKTSRTYSPWSSKIYSMSQVPHKK, encoded by the coding sequence ATGAACAAACTTTTTAATTCGTTAAGAAGTTTGGGTATCCTCATATCGCTATGCGCTTTTGCGGGCAACGCTGTTGCCCAAAGCGCTAGCGACTTGAAGGTAAACGAATTTCTTGTAAACAATGTCAGCAACTATCAAGATGACTTCGGGGCTCGGTCCTCTTGGATAGAAATTTTCAACACAGCCAACAGTTCCGTAAACATTGCAGGCTGCTATCTCACCAACGACCCCAAGAATCCCACAAAGTTCAGAATTCCCAAAGGCAACTCTATAACCCAAATTCCTTCGAGAGGTTATCTCGTGTTTTGGGCCGACAACAATACTACCCAAGGCATTCTCCACCTCAATTTCGATCTTAAAAGTTCTAACTACTTAGCTCTTTACGACCAAAGCGGGAAAGTGCTTATTGATAGCGTATCTTTTAACCCTGCTGTACAAAAGGCTGACACCTCTTGTGCTCGCGTTTTTGATGCAGATGCTAAATGGGCTCTTCTTGCGAAGCCAACTCCTAATGCAAACAACAATGCTGCAGAACAGCCATCAGCTGGATCGACCATACAAAAGTCGGCCCCACACGGTGCTGCCCTAGCGCTTTTTGCTATAGTCGTTGTATGCGTTATCCTAATTCTACTATCTGTGTTGTTCAAATACATTGGCAAGGCAAACATCAACCGGGCCAAGAAGGCAACACTTATGGAATTTGAGAAGCAAGGTATTCCTGCAACGTCCATGGATGAGGGAGAAATATCTGGCGAAGCACTTGCAGCCATAGCGATGGCGCTTCAGCTGTTCGAGACCGAAAAGGTAGATCTCGATTCAACGATACTAACCATCGAAAAAACTTCGCGCACCTACTCACCCTGGAGCTCGAAGATTTACAGCATGAGTCAAGTTCCTCATAAGAAATAA
- a CDS encoding sodium ion-translocating decarboxylase subunit beta, with amino-acid sequence MEQTQSTFSYLSDLTSQLLSYTAFANLTLGHIIMVVVGLAFIYLAIKKDYAPLLLIPIGFGIIIGNIAFAPGFKIGVYESGSVLSYFYAGMTSGVFPSLIFLGVGAMTDFSALISNPKLMLVGIAAQAGIFGAYAAALWLGFTPGESGAIGIIGSADGPAAIFLSGRIAPELIGVIALSAYSYMALVPAIQPPFMKLLTTKRERVIRMKAPRQVSQLEKILFPIVGLLLTCLFVPAALPLLGMLFLGNLLKESTVTKRLAETAKGPMIDLVTILIGLTIGASTQATVFFTQKSLTIFILGILAFVVATIAGVIFVKFINLFLKEGNKMNPLIGNAGVSALPDSARVSQYVGLEYNTNNHLLMHAMGPNVAGVIGSALAAGILLSFLS; translated from the coding sequence ATGGAACAAACCCAGAGCACCTTTTCGTATCTGTCCGACCTAACATCACAGCTTCTGAGCTACACGGCTTTTGCCAACCTTACGCTCGGACATATCATCATGGTTGTAGTTGGGCTAGCGTTTATCTACCTAGCCATAAAGAAAGACTACGCTCCTCTACTCCTTATCCCCATCGGATTTGGCATAATTATAGGAAACATTGCCTTCGCCCCAGGCTTCAAGATTGGCGTTTACGAGAGCGGCAGCGTGCTCAGCTACTTTTACGCCGGGATGACTAGCGGGGTATTCCCTTCGCTAATATTCTTGGGCGTTGGCGCAATGACCGACTTTTCGGCGCTGATCTCCAACCCCAAGCTGATGCTTGTCGGAATTGCAGCCCAAGCGGGCATCTTTGGCGCTTACGCTGCCGCCCTATGGCTTGGTTTTACGCCCGGAGAGTCTGGTGCAATTGGCATCATTGGCAGTGCCGATGGTCCTGCAGCCATCTTCCTTTCGGGTAGAATAGCCCCCGAGCTTATTGGGGTAATTGCCCTCTCGGCCTACTCGTACATGGCACTGGTTCCAGCCATCCAGCCTCCTTTTATGAAGCTGCTTACCACCAAAAGGGAGCGCGTAATCCGCATGAAGGCACCTCGCCAGGTGTCGCAACTCGAGAAGATTCTCTTCCCCATCGTTGGGTTGCTTCTCACCTGCCTTTTTGTGCCAGCGGCGCTTCCTCTTTTAGGGATGCTCTTTCTGGGCAACCTGCTTAAGGAAAGCACCGTTACCAAACGCTTGGCCGAAACCGCAAAGGGCCCAATGATCGACTTGGTGACCATCCTTATCGGATTAACCATTGGAGCATCAACCCAGGCTACTGTGTTCTTCACCCAAAAGTCGTTGACCATCTTTATCCTTGGTATCCTTGCGTTTGTGGTGGCCACCATTGCCGGTGTGATATTCGTAAAGTTCATCAACCTATTCCTTAAGGAAGGAAACAAGATGAATCCGCTTATCGGTAATGCCGGAGTTTCGGCGTTGCCCGATAGCGCACGCGTATCGCAATACGTGGGGCTGGAATACAACACCAATAACCACCTGCTGATGCACGCCATGGGGCCAAACGTGGCAGGCGTAATTGGTAGCGCTTTGGCTGCTGGTATTCTGCTTAGCTTCCTCAGCTAG
- a CDS encoding cold shock domain-containing protein codes for MSKGTVKFFNETKGFGFIKDAESAKEYFVHVSGLVDKIKENDEVTFDLEEGKKGINAVNVKLA; via the coding sequence ATGAGCAAAGGAACAGTAAAGTTTTTTAATGAGACCAAAGGTTTTGGATTCATTAAAGATGCCGAATCGGCAAAGGAATACTTCGTACACGTATCTGGTTTGGTTGACAAAATCAAGGAAAACGACGAGGTTACTTTTGACCTAGAAGAAGGTAAAAAAGGAATCAATGCTGTAAACGTGAAGCTTGCATAA